The Litoribacterium kuwaitense genome contains a region encoding:
- a CDS encoding MFS transporter gives MLLTFRQSDYRSLFIINGVLALQTAMLVPIYPLWIMEEMNTSVTTVFFLLSIIGVGTALLNMAVGHFADRLGQRKALVELTVLLGVLRTVLFAFFPNVWVLLIVSSLTQISNGGITFAILKERIQKHQHGHMEGLLTSTVRMSVSVGYIIGPAIGVFLASAFSFQMFFFISAFLYVILFFLSRVMLTEPAKKQPEHTEKTKTAKGQWMFVVLGFSLVILLFSGNIAVDTLLSVHIDRSYAPWVLAAVFAVSPLFELLAFPLAGWASDRFGLRITLLYGTIVGIVYFSIFFFFTSLPVLFLNQILGAVYTACLFTSLMLFIQQLFRHRLAFSSSMYFSAISLASILSNSLMGSALAGSQLTTGFLLLSGVTFVGLCLFGLMVFLETKTTALKEDKSAVS, from the coding sequence ATGCTCCTTACCTTTCGGCAATCAGATTATCGGTCGTTATTTATCATCAATGGGGTTTTAGCGTTACAAACAGCGATGCTCGTCCCGATCTATCCATTATGGATCATGGAGGAAATGAACACGTCTGTCACGACCGTCTTTTTTCTTCTATCGATCATTGGCGTTGGGACGGCGTTATTAAACATGGCTGTAGGTCACTTCGCAGACCGGTTAGGTCAACGAAAAGCCCTCGTCGAACTGACGGTTTTATTAGGCGTGCTACGTACCGTTCTTTTTGCTTTCTTTCCAAATGTATGGGTTCTCTTGATCGTGAGCAGCTTGACGCAAATTTCAAATGGCGGCATCACTTTCGCCATTTTAAAAGAGCGTATTCAAAAGCATCAACACGGGCATATGGAAGGACTCCTTACGTCTACGGTGCGTATGTCCGTGTCCGTAGGCTACATTATTGGTCCGGCCATTGGCGTGTTTCTCGCTTCGGCGTTTTCTTTCCAAATGTTTTTCTTTATCAGTGCTTTCTTATACGTCATCCTATTTTTCCTGTCTAGGGTCATGCTGACAGAACCCGCTAAAAAACAGCCTGAACACACGGAGAAGACGAAGACTGCGAAAGGTCAATGGATGTTTGTCGTACTGGGCTTTTCGCTCGTCATTTTGTTGTTTTCCGGCAATATTGCTGTCGATACACTGCTGTCTGTTCACATTGATCGGTCTTATGCGCCGTGGGTGCTTGCCGCTGTGTTTGCTGTTTCACCATTGTTTGAATTATTGGCATTTCCCCTTGCTGGCTGGGCTTCAGATCGGTTTGGCTTGCGGATAACGCTATTGTATGGAACGATTGTCGGGATTGTTTATTTCAGCATTTTTTTCTTCTTCACCTCGTTGCCTGTCCTCTTTTTAAATCAAATCTTAGGCGCGGTGTATACGGCTTGTTTGTTTACGAGCTTAATGTTGTTTATCCAGCAGCTGTTCCGTCATCGCCTCGCATTTTCTTCGTCGATGTACTTTAGTGCGATATCGCTGGCAAGTATTCTTAGCAATAGTTTGATGGGGTCTGCGTTGGCAGGTAGTCAGTTAACGACGGGATTTCTTTTGTTGAGCGGTGTGACGTTTGTGGGGTTATGCCTTTTCGGTTTAATGGTATTTTTAGAAACGAAGACGACGGCATTGAAGGAAGACAAGAGCGCAGTATCGTAA
- a CDS encoding Gfo/Idh/MocA family protein, translating to MMTKNIGIIMNGVTGRMGTNQHLIRSIVAIRNEGGVNLANGEKLLPDPILVGRNEHKLRALAEAHGIERWSTDLDACLQDEYNQIYFDSQTTVRRAESIKQAIAAGKDIYCEKPTATSFEESVELAKLAQEAGVKNGVVQDKLFLPGLLKLKRLVDAGFFGKLLSVRMEFGYWVFEGDWQEGQRPSWNYRKEDGGGIIVDMFAHWRYVIDNLFGEVRSVSCLGVTHIDERFDEQGHAYQATADDAAYATFELDNGVIVQANSSWAVRVNRDDLLTIQVDGTEGSAVAGLRDCKAQHRVNTPKAVWNPDIENPHDFLAQWDDVPGNQVFDNGFKVQWELFLKHVVEDAAFPWDLFEGAKGTQLSELGLQSWAERRWVDVPDIQA from the coding sequence ATGATGACGAAAAATATCGGGATCATTATGAACGGCGTGACAGGACGTATGGGAACGAATCAGCACTTAATCCGTTCGATTGTTGCGATTCGCAATGAAGGTGGCGTGAATTTGGCCAATGGGGAAAAGCTCCTGCCCGATCCAATTTTGGTTGGTCGAAATGAGCATAAATTGAGAGCGCTTGCAGAGGCGCACGGCATTGAACGGTGGTCCACTGATCTAGATGCTTGTCTTCAGGATGAGTACAACCAAATTTATTTTGATTCGCAAACGACGGTGCGGCGTGCGGAAAGTATTAAACAAGCGATCGCAGCTGGCAAGGATATTTACTGTGAGAAGCCGACGGCGACAAGTTTTGAAGAATCGGTTGAATTGGCAAAGTTGGCGCAGGAAGCAGGGGTGAAGAACGGGGTCGTGCAGGATAAGTTGTTTTTACCTGGGCTATTAAAATTGAAGCGTCTTGTCGATGCTGGCTTCTTCGGCAAGCTTTTGTCTGTGCGCATGGAGTTCGGTTACTGGGTGTTTGAAGGTGATTGGCAAGAAGGACAGCGACCGTCGTGGAATTACCGGAAAGAAGACGGTGGCGGTATTATCGTCGATATGTTTGCCCATTGGCGTTACGTCATTGACAACCTGTTTGGCGAAGTCCGCTCTGTCTCTTGTTTAGGTGTCACGCATATTGATGAGCGGTTTGATGAGCAAGGCCATGCCTATCAAGCGACAGCGGATGACGCTGCTTATGCGACGTTTGAGCTTGATAATGGCGTTATCGTGCAAGCAAATTCTTCTTGGGCTGTGCGCGTGAACCGTGATGATTTGCTGACGATTCAAGTGGATGGGACGGAAGGAAGCGCGGTGGCTGGCTTGCGTGATTGTAAAGCACAGCATAGGGTCAATACGCCAAAAGCGGTCTGGAATCCGGATATTGAAAATCCCCACGATTTCTTAGCGCAATGGGATGACGTACCTGGCAACCAAGTGTTTGATAACGGATTTAAAGTACAGTGGGAGTTGTTTTTGAAGCACGTCGTGGAAGACGCAGCATTTCCGTGGGATTTGTTTGAAGGCGCGAAAGGAACCCAATTGTCAGAGCTCGGCTTACAGTCATGGGCGGAGCGGCGCTGGGTCGATGTACCGGATATTCAAGCGTAA
- a CDS encoding Gfo/Idh/MocA family protein: protein MKQKISVVLIGISGYGNKYVNLLLDQYENAFIKGVVDIHPERSEAFDRIQAEGIPVFQSLEAFYNKHTADLAVISTPIHLHAKQACEAMEHGSHVLCEKPATGDINDLDHMKKVQHATGKRIAIGFNLSYTDTVQELKSDIRQGAFGKPLCFKNIVLWPRTPAYYTRSAWAGKAFGPNGEKIMDSVANNATSHFLHHMYYLLGPEAEESARLKDVTAELYKANDIETFDTCAMRAHTLDGVEILYFASHAVQQVVQPIFHFKFEHATVIHDMNQGDGARIEARFADGTMKSYSTPNEHSFAKLQVCFEAIRGERERILCGLDAATPHVQTIDAMHRSVPDIPAFPPEMIHVEQHDKLVWVPELQETLVRCFNEEKLPSELNVPWSKAGKTMTL, encoded by the coding sequence ATGAAGCAGAAAATATCGGTCGTTTTAATCGGGATAAGCGGGTATGGAAATAAGTATGTCAATCTTCTTCTCGACCAATATGAAAACGCATTCATCAAAGGTGTGGTTGACATTCATCCGGAAAGAAGTGAAGCGTTTGACCGCATTCAGGCAGAAGGCATTCCCGTATTTCAGAGCCTTGAAGCTTTTTATAACAAACACACAGCTGATTTAGCCGTCATCTCAACACCAATTCACCTCCATGCCAAACAAGCATGCGAGGCGATGGAGCACGGGAGTCACGTCCTCTGTGAAAAGCCCGCTACAGGTGATATCAATGACCTTGACCACATGAAAAAAGTGCAACATGCGACAGGTAAACGAATTGCCATCGGCTTTAACCTTTCCTATACCGACACCGTCCAAGAACTTAAAAGTGATATCCGGCAAGGTGCATTCGGAAAACCGCTCTGTTTTAAAAATATCGTCCTCTGGCCCCGAACACCGGCGTATTATACCCGTTCTGCTTGGGCTGGGAAGGCTTTCGGCCCAAACGGAGAAAAGATTATGGATAGCGTCGCCAACAATGCTACCTCGCACTTTTTACACCATATGTATTATTTACTAGGACCGGAAGCAGAGGAGAGTGCACGGTTAAAAGATGTCACCGCAGAGCTCTATAAAGCCAATGACATCGAGACGTTCGACACATGCGCCATGCGCGCGCATACGTTAGATGGCGTTGAAATTCTATACTTCGCTTCACACGCCGTTCAACAAGTTGTTCAACCCATCTTTCACTTTAAATTTGAACATGCCACCGTCATCCATGACATGAATCAAGGCGATGGCGCACGCATTGAAGCTCGCTTCGCTGATGGCACGATGAAATCGTACTCGACCCCAAATGAGCATTCTTTTGCCAAGCTTCAAGTATGTTTTGAGGCCATACGCGGAGAGCGAGAGCGTATTTTATGCGGTCTCGATGCAGCGACCCCTCACGTCCAAACGATTGACGCGATGCATCGCTCTGTCCCTGATATTCCTGCCTTTCCACCAGAAATGATTCACGTGGAACAACACGATAAGCTCGTCTGGGTCCCAGAGCTTCAAGAAACGCTTGTACGCTGTTTTAACGAGGAAAAACTCCCAAGCGAATTAAACGTGCCGTGGAGCAAGGCAGGAAAAACAATGACCTTATAA